The Pogona vitticeps strain Pit_001003342236 chromosome 6, PviZW2.1, whole genome shotgun sequence genome contains a region encoding:
- the LOC110070466 gene encoding vomeronasal type-2 receptor 26-like, protein MVTKFYQHALAMTFAIREINKNPKILPNITLGFHIVDSYYESRMTYRTTLDLLFKTQRFLPNYECDGEKNLQAVIGGLGSDTSFLIAGILGLYKIPQFTYGSLDPEVIHTSQYPYFYHMVPSEDYQYMGILRLLQHFRWIWVGLIVADNESGEHFVRAMDPWLSENGICSAFVQRLPRQPYFDDLDETILTVSRKVYEILANQKARACIIYGEISTIAWLRIITFLRDPENKGYWMYRKVWITTTQIDFMLTGSLKLWDLQMFEGAIAFTIHRNELVEFGEFIQLIKPGWNQRDGFLKDFWEQAFDCVFGEMVPDNEKCTGEETLASLPVPVFDMHLTGHSSSIYNAVYALAHALHAMYSSRLEHRTTVEHPECELQNLQPWQLHPFLQRLSFNNSEGETVSFNEKREISGGFDIMNVVIFPNDSFHQVKIGRVVPGALEGEEVVIDWDSIVWHRGFNQFCPFYEQVVPISVCNEYCHPGFQKKSKEGEKFCCYDCALCPAGRISNQTDMDECLKCPEDQYPNENKTGCLPKLVIFLSYEEPLGWSLALVALSFSLVTVWVLGLLMKHKDTPIVKANNRDLTYTLLISLLLCFLSSLLFLGRPGKLSCLLQQPAFGIIFSLAVSCVLAKTITVVVAFMATKPGSNMKKWLGRRTANCIVLSCSLVQVGICALWLGTSPPFPAFDMQSLTEEIIQLCNGGSVIMFYLVLSYLGFLSLVCFTLAFLARKLPDSFNEAKLITFSMVVFCSVWVSFVPTYLSTKGKSMVAVEIFSILASSAGLLICIFAPKIYILLLRPELNTKEHLTRGKRSKMK, encoded by the exons ATGGTGACAAAATTCTACCAGCACGCCCTGGCCATGACCTTTGCCATCAGGGAGATCAACAAGAATCCCAAGATTTTGCCCAACATTACCCTTGGCTTCCACATCGTTGACAGCTACTATGAATCAAGAATGACTTATCGAACCACTCTAGACCTGCTCTTCAAGACGCAAAGATTTCTTCCCAATTATGAATGTGATGGAGAGAAAAATCTCCAAGCAGTCATTGGGGGACTGGGCTCTGACACCTCCTTTCTCATAGCTGGCATCTTAGGTCTCTACAAAATCCCTCAG TTCACCTATGGCTCTTTGGATCCTGAGGTGATTCATACATCTCAGTACCCTTACTTCTACCATATGGTCCCTAGTGAAGACTATCAATACATGGGGATTCTCCGGTTGCTTCAGCATTTTAGATGGATATGGGTTGGGCTGATCGTTGCAGATAATGAGAGTGGGGAACATTTTGTGCGAGCCATGGACCCATGGCTTTCTGAAAACGGGATCTGTTCAGCCTTTGTCCAAAGACTGCCACGGCAACCTTATTTCGATGACCTGGATGAAACAATTCTGACAGTCTCTCGTAAGGTGTATGAAATTTTAGCCAATCAAAAAGCCCGTGCGTGTATCATCTATGGAGAAATCTCGACAATTGCGTGGCTAAGAATAATTACATTTCTGCGAGATCCGGAAAATAAAGGGTACTGGATGTATAGAAAAGTGTGGATCACGACAACTCAGATTGATTTCATGTTAACAGGATCACTAAAGCTTTGGGACCTTCAGATGTTTGAAGGTGCCATCGCCTTTACTATTCACAGAAATGAGCTTGTAGAATTTGGAGAGTTTATTCAGCTCATCAAACCGGGCTGGAACCAAAGAGATGGTTTCCTAAAAGATTTCTGGGAGCAAGCCTTTGATTGTGTCTTCGGAGAAATGGTTCCTGACAATGAAAAATGTACTGGAGAAGAGACTTTGGCAAGTCTCCCTGTGCCTGTTTTTGACATGCACTTGACCGGACACAGCTCTAGTATCTACAATGCCGTCTATGCCCTGGCTCATGCTTTGCATGCCATGTACTCATCTAGGCTGGAGCACAGAACCACGGTAGAGCATCCAGAATGTGAACTTCAGAATCTTCAGCCTTGGCAG CTTCACCCATTCCTGCAAAGGTTGTCATTTAACAACTCAGAAGGAGAAACTGTGTCctttaatgagaaaagggaaataaGTGGTGGATTTGACATCATGAACGTGGTCATATTCCCCAACGACTCTTTCCATCAAGTGAAAATTGGAAGGGTGGTTCCCGGCGCTCTTGAAGGAGAAGAAGTCGTGATCGATTGGGATAGCATTGTATGGCACCGAGGCTTTAACCAG TTCTGTCCTTTTTATGAACAGGTGGTTCCCATTTCGGTTTGCAACGAGTACTGCCATCCTGGCTTTCAGAAGAAAAGTAAGGAAGGAGAAAAGTTTTGTTGTTATGATTGTGCTCTATGCCCAGCAGGAAGGATTTCAAACCAAACAG ATATGGACGAGTGTCTCAAATGTCCAGAAGACCAGTATCCAAATGAGAACAAAACTGGATGCCTGCCCAAACTTGTCATATTTTTGTCTTATGAGGAGCCTTTAGGGTGGAGTTTAGCCTtggttgctctctctttttccctggtCACAGTCTGGGTCTTAGGACTTCTCATGAAGCACAAAGACACCCCCATTGTCAAAGCCAACAATCGAGACCTCACCTACACTCTCctcatctctctcctcctctgcttcctctcttctttGCTCTTTCTTGGACGACCTGGAAAGTTGAGCTGCCTCCTCCAACAACCGGCCTTTGGCATCATCTTTTCATTGGCCGTTTCTTGTGTGCTGGCCAAAACCATCACCGTGGTTGTGGCTTTCATGGCCACCAAACCAGGATCCAACATGAAGAAATGGCTGGGGAGAAGGACAGCAAACTGCATTGTGCTCTCCTGCTCCTTGGTTCAAGTAGGAATTTGTGCACTGTGGTTAGGAACATCTCCCCCATTCCCAGCATTTGACATGCAATCGTTGACTGAAGAGATTATCCAATTATGCAATGGAGGCTCTGTTATCATGTTTTACCTTGTCCTGAGCTATTTGGGCTTTTTGTCCCTCGTGTGCTTCACGTTGGCCTTCTTAGCCAGAAAGCTGCCAGACAGTTTTAATGAGGCCAAGCTCATCACCTTCAGCATGGTGGtcttttgcagtgtttgggtATCCTTTGTTCCCACCTATTTGAGCACCAAGGGGAAGTCCATGGTGGCTGTGGAGATCTTCTCTATCTTAGCTTCCAGCGCTGGCCTCTTGATTTGCATCTTTGCTCCCAAGATTTACATTCTTCTCTTGAGGCCTGAGTTGAACACCAAAGAACATCTGACAAGAGGGAAAAGGAGTAAAATGAAATGA
- the LOC110070467 gene encoding vomeronasal type-2 receptor 26-like: MVPNEAVQYAGIIRLLLHFGWTWVGLLAVADHSGEHFLNVMEPLLHQNQICSAFIQRIPNRTYLPSVAEMQSMTNYLPLMEAKTSTFIMYGETLTMMWLSMLMNLANAEYMENTSTGKVWIMTVKFDFALHGLVIHWNFEMFHGNLAFTVHSSKHQKFHTYLQNMQPSLAEGNSFLREFWEQAFDCSFPDLIEPKEESKLCTGEERLESLPEAAFEMDMTGPSYGIYNAVYAVAHALNVMDSSRFSQRGEMWNRRLQDLQPWELQPFLHHISFNNSAGEEVSFNDQQEIIGGFDIINMLIFPNNSFHRVKVGWVGPNEGNEFVIDEDMIVWQRYFKEVPPLSVCSDSCYAGSQKKKKEGEKFCCYDCSPCPEGQVSNQKDTDECFKCPEDEYPSKTRDRCISKPLTFLSYEEPLGIGLVSLSISFSLITILVLALFIKHNDTPFVKANNREVTYILLISLLFCFLSPFFFLGQPGKVICLLQQSAFGIIFSVAVSCILAKTITVVVAFMAAKPGSKMRRWLGKRLTHSVVLFFSFIQAAICTVWLSTSPPFPHLDMQSLSEEIILECLDGSGVLLYVVLGYMGLLSLTSFLVAFLARKLPDSFNEAKFITFSMLVFCSVWLSFVPTYLSTKGKYMVAVEIFSILASGVGLLACIFFPKCYIILLMPDLKHKGQLIRKKTLNI, encoded by the exons ATGGTCCCAAATGAAGCTGTTCAGTACGCGGGGATAATCCGGTTGCTCCTGCATTTTGGATGGACATGGGTTGGCCTACTTGCTGTGGCTGATCATAGTGGAGAACATTTCTTGAATGTTATGGAGCCCTTACTTCACCAAAATCAGATCTGCTCAGCTTTCATACAAAGAATACCAAACCGAACATACTTGCCTTCTGTTGCCGAAATGCAAAGCATGACCAATTATCTACCTCTAATGGAGGCAAAAACCAGTACATTTATTATGTATGGAGAAACACTGACCATGATGTGGTTGAGCATGTTAATGAATTTAGCAAATGCTGAATATATGGAAAATACAAGTACGGGGAAAGTTTGGATCATGACAGTCAAATTTGATTTTGCACTACACGGTCTCGTCATCCATTGgaattttgaaatgttccatgggAACCTTGCTTTCACAGTTCACTCAAGTAAACACCAGAAGTTTCATACATACCTTCAGAACATGCAGCCTTCTCTGGCAGAAGGCAACAGCTTTctcagggaattctgggaacaagCTTTTGACTGCTCATTTCCAGATCTCATTGAACCAAAAGAGGAGAGTAAATTATGTACTGGAGAGGAAAGACTAGAGAGTCTTCCTGAGGCTGCTTTTGAAATGGACATGACTGGCCCCAGCTATGGCATCTATAATGCTGTCTATGCTGTGGCACACGCTTTGAATGTCATGGATTCTTCTAGATTCAGCCAGAGAGGAGAGATGTGGAATAGAAGACTTCAAGACCTCCAGCCTTGGGAG CTTCAGCCCTTTCTTCACCACATTTCATTTAACAACTCTGCTGGTGAAGAAGTATCTTTTAATGATCAGCAGGAAATCATCGGTGGATTTGAcatcatcaatatgctgataTTCCCAAACAACTCTTTCCACCGAGTGAAAGTTGGCTGGGTTGGTCCCAATGAAGGAAACGAATTTGTCATTGATGAGGACATGATTGTGTGGCAAAGATATTTTAAGGAG GTGCCTCCCCTTTCTGTGTGTAGTGACTCATGTTATGCTggttctcagaaaaaaaagaaggaaggagagaagttCTGCTGTTATGATTGTTCTCCTTGCCCAGAAGGGCAGGTTTCCAACCAGAAAG ATACGGATGAATGTTTCAAATGCCCAGAGGATGAATATCCAAGCAAAACTAGAGATAGATGCATCTCCAAACCCCTGACATTTCTTTCGTATGAAGAACCCTTAGGAATTGGTCTAGTCTCACTCTctatttccttctccttgatcaCAATCTTGGTACTAGCACTGTTTATTAAGCATAATGATACTCCCTtcgtcaaagccaacaaccgggAGGTCACCTACATTCTCCTAATTTCTCTcctcttctgctttctttctcctttcttctttcttgggcAACCTGGCAAAGTGATCTGCCTTCTCCAGCAATCTGCTTTTGGCATCATCTTCTCCGTGGCTGTTTCGTGCATACtggccaaaaccatcactgtggTCGTAGCTTTCATGGCTGCCAAGCCAGGGTCTAAGATGCGGAGATGGTTGGGGAAAAGACTCACCCACTCTGTTGTCCTGTTCTTCTCCTTTATTCAGGCTGCAATATGTACAGTTTGGCTATCTACCTCTCCCCCATTTCCACATTTGGACATGCAGTCCCTAAGTGAAGAAATCATATTAGAATGTCTTGATGGCTCTGGTGTCCTGCTTTATGTTGTCTTGGGCTACATGGGACTTCTGTCCCTTACCAGCTTCTTGGTGGCTTTCCTAGCCAGGAAGTTGCCTGATTCTTTTAATGAAGCCAAgttcatcaccttcagcatgttggTATTTTGCAGTGTTTGGTTGTCTTTTGTTCCAACCTACCTGAGCACCAAGGGAAAATACATGGTAGCTGTGGAGATCTTCTCTATCTTAGCTTCTGGTGTTGGATTGCTAGCTTGCATTTTCTTCCCCAAATGTTACATTATTTTGCTCATGCCTGACTTAAAACACAAGGGACAGCTAATAAGGAAAAAGACTTTAAATATCTAA